The Kribbella sp. HUAS MG21 genome includes the window GTCGGCGTCCAGGAGGCCGATCGGGATCCGTGGCAGCCGCTCCTTGAACGCCTTCGCGTCCTCCACCTCGAACGACTGCACCGCCAGCGCACCATCGGCGAGCGCCTCGTCGACGTACTCCGGATGCGCGTTCAGCTCGTCGGCGAAGTCGTCCACCAGGCCCTCGTAGTGGCCGCACGGGCTGATCTCGGCGAGCAGCCCGGTCTTGCCGTCGACGAGGTCGATGACGGTGCTGACGGGAATGATCCGCTCGCCGGCGAACTTGTCGTGGAACCAGGACCCGGCGTCCAGCGTCCGCAGTTCCGCCCAGGTGAAGTCCGAGACCCGGTACGACGGCCGGCCGGGGAAGCGCTCCTCGACGTCGGTGGTGCGCTGCAGCGTGCAGTCGTGGAAGTTCACCAGCTTGCCGTCCTTCGTCCGCTGGACGTCGATCTCGACGAAGTCGGCGCGCTGCTTGATCGCGGCCTTGACGGCCGCGGCGGTGTTCTCCGGCGCGACGCCGGACGAGCCGCGGTGGGCGATCACGTCGACGTCGTCGGTGGCGGCGACTGCGGTCGAGACACCCAGCGGCAGGGTGAGCAGAAGAGCGGCGGCGATGCGTGCGGTTCGCATGCGGTAGGTCTCCATTCGGCGGTGACGATCTCAGCCCGATCAGTCCTACCCGCTCGACGTGCCGATCCCACCTGCGATTGGTTGCCGTCAGGCGAACACTGGGCACGCCCCCGGCAGAATTGATCCCGGTATGTCCTGATCGGGTGGTTCGTGTTCGTCATGAGGGCAGAGCGGGACGGTCCCGCGGAGGAGCTGCGCGCGTTCATGGGCCGGGTGATCGCGCTGGAGGAGGACATGGACCGGGCCGGGGCTTTCGTGTTCGGTGGGGCGTTGCACGGGCAGGCGGTGGCGACGTTGGTCAGGGTGTTCGGCGACATCGGGCTCGCCGAGGACGCCGTACAGGATGCTTTCGTGACCGCGATGGATCGCTGGCCACGCGACGGTGTCCCGGACAACCCGGCCGGCTGGATCGTCGCCACCGCGCGGAACCGTGCGATCGACGTCGTACGGCGAAATCGACGTGGGCGCGAGCTGACCGAGCACATGGCGACGGAACGGGTCCGCACCGCGCCCGCTGACGGCGATCCTTTCGACCCGATGCGGGACGACCAGCTGCGGCGTTCCTGGTGATCGAGGACACGATGGTGAAGCGCCTGGTGCGGGCGAAGTACAAGATCAAGGCCGCGAACATCCCGTACCGGGTGCCGGGAGACGAGGACCTGCCGGCGCGGCTGGGAGCGGTGCTCTCCGTGCTGTACCTGCTGTACAACGCCGGCGCCGAGGCCTACACCCGCGCCGCCGAACTC containing:
- a CDS encoding glycerophosphodiester phosphodiesterase family protein, which translates into the protein MRTARIAAALLLTLPLGVSTAVAATDDVDVIAHRGSSGVAPENTAAAVKAAIKQRADFVEIDVQRTKDGKLVNFHDCTLQRTTDVEERFPGRPSYRVSDFTWAELRTLDAGSWFHDKFAGERIIPVSTVIDLVDGKTGLLAEISPCGHYEGLVDDFADELNAHPEYVDEALADGALAVQSFEVEDAKAFKERLPRIPIGLLDADRPTEAELVALSTWADQVNPQWTVTDAALVDRVHQLGMDINVWTVNEPGTMRRMAELGVDGIITDFPQSLTQR
- a CDS encoding sigma factor; protein product: MRAERDGPAEELRAFMGRVIALEEDMDRAGAFVFGGALHGQAVATLVRVFGDIGLAEDAVQDAFVTAMDRWPRDGVPDNPAGWIVATARNRAIDVVRRNRRGRELTEHMATERVRTAPADGDPFDPMRDDQLRRSW